GATCGTCCACAAGGTCCTCACCGAGGGACAGGTGGAGCACACTCTCTCCTTGAGCAACGGCTATCGCTCACGGGAGTACTGTGTGCAGTACCGTGAATCCGATCTCGATTTCGTCTCGCGGTTGCTGGAGGAAGAAGGCATTTCCTACTTCTTCGAGCACACGGAGAGCACGCACCGGATGGTCTTGTGCGACAACACCCTCACCTGCCCGCCCATGGAGGGAGAGCGCGAGCTGGTCTTCCGCGAGGACAGGAAGATGGTGGCGGGAAGCGAGTCCGTGCACGAGTTCGCCACGAAGGTGGAAGTGCAACCGGGCGCGGTGGTCCTGCGAGACTTCAACTTCACGAGGCCCTCTTTCGATCTCACCTCCACCACGACCGCCGAGGAGGGCGAGCCGGCCCTGGAGATTTATGACTATCCAGGCCGCTACGAGGAGCCCGGTGAGGGAAAGACGCTGGCCCAGGTGCGCCTGGAGGAGCTGCGCGCACGCGTGGAGCAGATGAACGGAAGCGGCAACTGCCGGCGCCTGTGCGCGGGTCACACCTTCACACTGACCGAGCACCCGCGGGATGCCTTCAATCGCGACTACCTGCTGCTCTCCATCCGGCACGTGGGCCGGCAACCCGAGGCCGTCCCCCACGAGCAGACCACGGAGGGACACCAGGAGGGCTACCGCAACGAGTTCGTCTGCATGCCCGCGCAAGTGCCCTACCGGCCCGCCCGGAGCACCCCCCGGCCCTCGATCGCGGGAGCCCAGACGGCCATCGTGGTGGGACCTCCGGGAGAGGAAATCCATACCGATGAACACGGCCGGATCAAGGTCCAGTTCCACTGGGATCGCGAGGGGACGCGCGATGACAAGAGTTCCTGCTGGATGCGGGTGAGCCAGGCGTGGGCCGGGCCAGGATGGGGGGCGCTCTACCTGCCACGCATCGGACAGGAAGTGGTGGTGGAGTTCCTCGAGGGAGATCCCGACCGGCCCATCGTCACGGGCAGCGTCTACAACGGGCAGAACCCGCCGCCCATCGATCTGCCCGGAGACAAGACCCAGAGCACGTTGCGCTCCAGCTCGAGTCCCGGAGGCAACGGCGCCAACGAGCTGCGCTTCGAGGATGCCGCGGGCCGGGAGCAGCTCTATGTGCACGCGCAGAAGGACTTCAACATCGTCGTGGAGAACGACAAGTCCCAGCGGGTGGGTGGAAACGAGACGCTTCTGGTCAAGAAGGACCGCAGCCGGACCATCGAGGGCAACCAGTCGCTCGAGGTGAAGCTGAACGATGACTCCGTCATCAATGGCAACCAGAGCCTGGAAGTCAGCCAGAACCGCTCGACGAGCGTGGGAGGCAACCACACCGAGTCCGTGGGGGGAGACCAGTCGATCCAGGTGAGTGGCAATCAGAGCGTGGCGGTATCAATGGCCTCCCTGGAAACGGTGGTGCTGGGAAAGATGCTCAGCGTGGGCGGTGGCTACGCGGTCACCGTGGGCGGAGCGCACAACGAGCTGGTGGGTGGTCTCAAGTCCGAGCAGGTCGGCGGCGCCAAGACGGAGAGCGTTGGCGCGAAGAAGTCCGAGGCGGTCAAGGGCGCGCGCACCCTCCAGGTCGGCGGAGATGTCTCCGAGCAGGTGGGCGGCTCCCGCACCCTCAAGGTGGGCAAGGATCTCCAGGTGAGCGTGGGCGGCAAGCTCAACCACGCCGTCAAGGATTCCTATACGCTCTCGGCGAAGGAAATCTCGCTGGTGGCCGAGGAGCAATTCACCCTCAAGGTCGGCTCCGCGACCCTGCAGATCAAGAAGAACGGCGACGTCGTCATCAAGGGCGCCAAGATCGAGGTCACCGCGAGCGGAGACATCGTCATCAAGGGCTCGAAGATTTCCGAGAACTGACCCTCCCCCCCAGCCACCCGACAAGCGAGGGAAAGGGGAAGGCGACAGGTGCCCGCGTAGCTCCCGGGCCCGTGCCAACCCGGCGTGTTGTCGCCGGGTGAAGGCTCACGTCTCGACGTGGCACGCCCCCTGACTCCGAAGGAGCCACTCCAATGCGAGCATGTAAACGGGGCAGGCTCACAAGCGTATTGGCCGCAATTGTTCCACAGCCGCTCTGATGGCGGGCTCGCCATCCAGCCCGTCTATTGAAACAATGGGCTCCACCGTGTCGCCGAGGTTTCCCATGTCTTCGCCTGACGATTACAGCACGCCTGACAAGGTCGCCCGCTCCGAGTCGCAGCAGCCCATCCTCGGGGCTCGTGTCGGCCGGCTTGTTGGTGTCAGCCTGGCAGGTCTGCCCCTGGTGCAGTTCGAAGGCTGTCCCGGGCCGGTTCCGGCCCGGAGCTTCGTTGCGCTCGACGTGGCACAGCTCCGCGCGGCCGCGGGGGAGCAGAGGCAGGTCGTACTGCTCTTCGAAGGGGGTGACCCAGCGCGGCCCTTGCTCGTCGCCATGGAGCAGGACTCTGATACTCCTTCACTGCTGGACCAACTCTTGGAGGAGGCGGCTCGGCCCAGGGGCTCCGAGACCAACGCGCCCGTTGAAACCGCGCCCGCCACGGCGGCCGTGGCGAAGACCGCCGTGCCGGAGGAACGCCTGGTGCTGGGAGCGCAGCGGGAACTCGTCCTGCAGGTGGGCGAGGCGAGCATCACGCTGCGCAGGGACGGCACCATCCTCCTGCGAGGCGTCCGGGTGGAGAGCCGCGCCTCGGGGCTCCAACTCATCCGCGGTGGTAAAATCGAGCTGAACTAAGTCCTACGGAGGCACGCATGGGAAACCACCTCTCGGACGCGGGCAAGCTGCCAGCACGACTCAAGCGCTCTAGCGATTACCGGGACAAGGGCTACAAGCACATCAAGGGCAATGGGGGTCGGAAGAGCGTCTACGCGGACCTCGATGTCATCCAGGGCGTGCTCCTGACGCGTCGCACGACAACCCGCGACAAGGGGGTGGTAAAGAAGGGCAGCAGGGCCCACGCGCGGCGCTACACCTTCACGTATGGCAACAACTTCCAGATCGGCAAGTCCCCGTACGCGAACCAGGGGCACCACCTGCTTCCGGAAGAGGCGTTCTCCGACAAGTTCTTCGACAGCAACCAGTTCCGGATGCTCCAGGGGGTGGACTACAACATCAACAACGGGGAGAACATCATCTTCCTCCCCGCCAGGGAGGAAGACACGGCGTTCCATCTTCTGCCGTTCCACCAGGGCCCCCATCCGGACTACACCCGCCAGGTCGACGCGGATATGCAGGATGTCAAGGACGTTCTGGACAAGGCCCTGGCGAAGGACAAGAAGCACAAGAAGTGGAACCCTCCCGAGGATCTCAAGGACAAGCTGATGAAGCTCCAGGAGGACTACTGGGACATGCTGGTGGCCGCCGGTCCCATCCCCATCAACAAGTTCGTGAAGCCCGCCGCCAAAAAGAAGGGCCTCACGAAGAGCAAGAAGCCCTGAACGAGGAGCCTGTTTCGGTGAGCTACTATCCCTGGGTGAATGACGAGGAGGACGAGTCCTTCGCGTGGCTGGACTCGCACCGGAAGGAAGAACTGGATGGAAAGGGCTACCTGCTGAAGGAGGGAGTGCCCTGCAAGGATTGGTTTCCGGAGGGACTCATCTTCGACCTATCGAAGGAGGGGGGCAGCAAGCTGACGGACAGCATCCCCAATACCTCCGCCCTGCTCGTGGTGTCCGAGAAGCTCAGGGGCATCCTGGAGAGGGAGACGGCAAAGGGCACCATCGAGTTCCTGCCGGTGCGTCTGCGCACACCGCGCAAGAAGGTGCTGGACGCGCCCTACTTCATCGCCAACGTGCTGGGCACCGTGGCCTGCATGGATGCCAAGAAGTCCGACTTCACGATGGATCCCATCAGCAAGGATCAGGTGCACCGTTTCCGTCGGCTGGTGCTCCAGGAAAAGAAGATCCCCAAGGACACGAAGATCTTCCGGCTGGCGGAGAGGTCCCGGCTCATCCTCGTCCGGGAAAACCTGGGGCAGACCATCCTGGACGAGGACTGCACCGGGATGTTCTTCCAGGAGCTGGACGATTACGGCTCCGAGTTCCGCAAGCGAGCCAGCTCGTAGACGCTCCGCGTCCGCGGAGGACAGGCGATAGCTCATGCTCCAGATGGATCTCATTCGCGAGAACGCGCTCACAGCGGTCGAGGAACTCGAGGAAGGCCTTCGCCAACCTCTCACGCCCCTTCAGCGCGAGGAGCTGCTGACCCGGCTTTCCACCTATCGCCGCATTGCCGCCATCAGCGCGTTGCTGGCAGAGGGCGACGTCCCGGTCTTCCGCCACGATCTGCGCCTGTCCGCGACGGCGCGCCGGGAGTTGCTGCTCTCCAGTCCGGAGTCGGCGGCGCCGAGCCGGTTCCGCTGCGCCAGCCGGGTGGAACCCCTGTTCGACGCGCTCGCCGCCGGTGAGATAGGCCTCGTCCGCGACATCGCCCAGTATTCCCCGCACCGCTGGGTGGTGGACGAGGAGTTCGAGGACGACTTCCGCTACGCCGACTTCCTTCGCGAGCACCTGCTCGCGGGCGCGAAGACCCCTTCCCCGGGTGAGGAGCGGGCACTCGCGGCCTTCCAGAAATGCTCCGGCGACAGTGGATCCCCGCGGATTGCAGTGTGTGAGGCGATCTCCAATCGGGACCAGGACGCATTCGATGCCGCCCTGGAGGACCTGCTCGTCGAGCGCGCTGCGGAATTCCGGAACGCGGGCCCACCCCTCCATCCCCAGCGCTTCCACACCGAGCGCCACGTCTTCATCGAGGGACTGGCCCTGCTGCGGCTGGCCGAGGATCGCGGTCTGAGCACGCAGCCTGAGTACCGGATGATGCCGGGCTTGGCCCGGCGCTGACGCCCCACCTCACCGCGCCGTGGGCGCCCGCACGTGAAGCGCCGCCCGCTCTCCCGCCCCCCCCCAGAGCCATGCGAGGACTCCAGAGGTCGGTGCATGGCCCCGTGCGAAGCTTCGTGACGCCATGCAGACGGCCAAGGCTCCCGTTGCCGCGCCCACGCCGCCCCACGCGTCCGCGGGGTACCACGTGGGCAGATCCCTCAACGGGAAGCCCTCCAGCCTCACCTGGGCGTAGCCCCAGTCCTGGGCCCGCTGCATCGTGCCGTCGAGGTCCGCGAAGACGAGGCCTGTCTCCCGCCCCTGGTCCTCCAGGCTCCCGAGCACCTCAGCGAGCACCGATGTCAGTGCGACGCCCAGGTGGGGCTGGCCGGAGAACATGTGGGCCGGCTCGGAGGCGGCGGCCATCGCATCGATGTGCGCGTGGACAGGTGCGCCCCGGCGGGCGGCCGCATTTGCCTTCTCCACCAGCACGAAGGCCGCGCACTCCCCGGGCATCAGTCCCACTGGCCGGTTGGGCGTCTTCAGCAGCCGCAGTCTCTCCAGCGCGTCCAACCACTCTGGCTCGACGAGGCTGTCGATGCCGCCCACGATGCATCGCTCCACCGCGCCCGACCTGAGCGCGCGCTCCGCCGCGCGCAGGGCGGTGACGAAGCCAGGGGCGTCACCGAAGAAGAGCTCCTCCTGCGAGACACCACCCGGCAAGGCGACCTGAGCGAGCAACCGCGGCAGCAGCGTCCGTGAGTACCGCTCTCGCAGGACCTCCGCGAACAGGGGCTCCTCCTCGGAGACTTCTGCCTCCCCGGAACCCTCTTCTTGCCCGGAGGCGGCCGCCTCCCGCTTCGCGGCCTCGCGCGCATGACGCTCCGCGGCGGCGAGGAGGAAGCCGCTCGGCAGGTTGAGGAAGAGGCCGGTACGCG
This genomic interval from Cystobacter ferrugineus contains the following:
- a CDS encoding imm11 family protein encodes the protein MSYYPWVNDEEDESFAWLDSHRKEELDGKGYLLKEGVPCKDWFPEGLIFDLSKEGGSKLTDSIPNTSALLVVSEKLRGILERETAKGTIEFLPVRLRTPRKKVLDAPYFIANVLGTVACMDAKKSDFTMDPISKDQVHRFRRLVLQEKKIPKDTKIFRLAERSRLILVRENLGQTILDEDCTGMFFQELDDYGSEFRKRASS
- a CDS encoding type VI secretion system Vgr family protein, translated to MIAVPMLQANQAEFDFQAGSLAAGELAVVGFEAQETLSRPCLVELTLAAPPDVAVEEKALLGQSALLTVHRGDGTSRFFHGTVSRVVRWDAPSSAESQRYRITVVSRLETLRHTRRSRIFQDMDVPQIVHKVLTEGQVEHTLSLSNGYRSREYCVQYRESDLDFVSRLLEEEGISYFFEHTESTHRMVLCDNTLTCPPMEGERELVFREDRKMVAGSESVHEFATKVEVQPGAVVLRDFNFTRPSFDLTSTTTAEEGEPALEIYDYPGRYEEPGEGKTLAQVRLEELRARVEQMNGSGNCRRLCAGHTFTLTEHPRDAFNRDYLLLSIRHVGRQPEAVPHEQTTEGHQEGYRNEFVCMPAQVPYRPARSTPRPSIAGAQTAIVVGPPGEEIHTDEHGRIKVQFHWDREGTRDDKSSCWMRVSQAWAGPGWGALYLPRIGQEVVVEFLEGDPDRPIVTGSVYNGQNPPPIDLPGDKTQSTLRSSSSPGGNGANELRFEDAAGREQLYVHAQKDFNIVVENDKSQRVGGNETLLVKKDRSRTIEGNQSLEVKLNDDSVINGNQSLEVSQNRSTSVGGNHTESVGGDQSIQVSGNQSVAVSMASLETVVLGKMLSVGGGYAVTVGGAHNELVGGLKSEQVGGAKTESVGAKKSEAVKGARTLQVGGDVSEQVGGSRTLKVGKDLQVSVGGKLNHAVKDSYTLSAKEISLVAEEQFTLKVGSATLQIKKNGDVVIKGAKIEVTASGDIVIKGSKISEN
- a CDS encoding Imm49 family immunity protein, whose translation is MLQMDLIRENALTAVEELEEGLRQPLTPLQREELLTRLSTYRRIAAISALLAEGDVPVFRHDLRLSATARRELLLSSPESAAPSRFRCASRVEPLFDALAAGEIGLVRDIAQYSPHRWVVDEEFEDDFRYADFLREHLLAGAKTPSPGEERALAAFQKCSGDSGSPRIAVCEAISNRDQDAFDAALEDLLVERAAEFRNAGPPLHPQRFHTERHVFIEGLALLRLAEDRGLSTQPEYRMMPGLARR
- a CDS encoding DUF6484 domain-containing protein, which gives rise to MSSPDDYSTPDKVARSESQQPILGARVGRLVGVSLAGLPLVQFEGCPGPVPARSFVALDVAQLRAAAGEQRQVVLLFEGGDPARPLLVAMEQDSDTPSLLDQLLEEAARPRGSETNAPVETAPATAAVAKTAVPEERLVLGAQRELVLQVGEASITLRRDGTILLRGVRVESRASGLQLIRGGKIELN
- a CDS encoding AHH domain-containing protein, which translates into the protein MGNHLSDAGKLPARLKRSSDYRDKGYKHIKGNGGRKSVYADLDVIQGVLLTRRTTTRDKGVVKKGSRAHARRYTFTYGNNFQIGKSPYANQGHHLLPEEAFSDKFFDSNQFRMLQGVDYNINNGENIIFLPAREEDTAFHLLPFHQGPHPDYTRQVDADMQDVKDVLDKALAKDKKHKKWNPPEDLKDKLMKLQEDYWDMLVAAGPIPINKFVKPAAKKKGLTKSKKP